From a region of the Candidatus Micrarchaeia archaeon genome:
- a CDS encoding reverse transcriptase domain-containing protein: MAKTYKNLFSSLYSYENLNLAFEKAKIRKSNKQYVLDFEKNLEQNLKQLQNELINNTYKPKPLKVFTIRDPKTRKISASDFRDRIIHHALINIIQPIFEKTFIYDSCANQKKKGTSLALKRFDFFKRKVSKQGFVLKADIKHYFEEVDQQVLLDIIKRKIKDKQIINLIKIILINHKTKIINKGMPLGNLTSQFFANVYLNTLDYFIKHNLKVKYYIRYVDDFVIFHRSKTYLFYFKQKISDFLKEKLFLSLHEGKSKIFFIAQGITFLGFRIFYYYKRLKKNNRKRILEKIALFKEFLYSYCDKFMKKHIVCSILGLNGYLKQGGIGLYNFRASLNFEFSLLLI; this comes from the coding sequence ATGGCAAAAACTTACAAGAATTTATTTTCTTCTTTATATTCTTATGAAAATTTAAATTTAGCTTTTGAAAAAGCTAAAATAAGAAAATCAAATAAGCAGTATGTTTTAGATTTTGAAAAAAACTTAGAACAAAATCTTAAACAATTACAAAATGAATTAATAAACAACACATACAAACCTAAACCATTAAAGGTTTTCACAATTAGAGACCCAAAAACAAGAAAAATCAGCGCTTCTGATTTTAGAGATAGAATAATACATCATGCTTTAATAAATATAATTCAACCAATTTTTGAAAAAACCTTTATTTATGATTCATGCGCAAATCAAAAGAAAAAAGGAACTTCCTTAGCTCTTAAAAGATTTGACTTTTTCAAAAGAAAAGTTTCAAAACAAGGCTTTGTTTTGAAAGCAGATATAAAACATTATTTTGAAGAAGTTGATCAGCAGGTTTTATTAGATATTATCAAAAGAAAAATTAAAGACAAACAAATTATAAATTTAATAAAAATCATTTTAATAAACCATAAAACTAAAATAATAAATAAAGGAATGCCTTTAGGAAATCTAACAAGCCAATTTTTTGCGAATGTGTATTTAAATACTTTAGATTATTTTATAAAACACAATTTAAAAGTAAAATATTATATAAGATATGTTGATGATTTTGTAATCTTCCACAGATCAAAAACATATCTTTTTTATTTTAAACAAAAAATAAGTGATTTTTTAAAAGAGAAACTTTTTCTTTCGCTTCATGAAGGAAAATCAAAAATATTCTTTATTGCGCAAGGAATAACTTTTCTTGGTTTTAGAATTTTCTATTATTATAAGCGCTTAAAAAAGAACAATAGAAAAAGAATATTAGAAAAAATAGCTTTATTTAAAGAATTTTTGTATTCTTACTGTGATAAGTTTATGAAAAAACATATTGTTTGTTCTATCTTAGGTTTAAATGGTTATCTAAAGCAAGGGGGAATTGGTTTATATAATTTTAGAGCTAGTTTAAATTTTGAATTTTCACTT